TCATTTAAAGAGTGCGTAAATGCTCACCTTATTAGCTACACTAACTAATAAGGGAGAAGATGAGTATGAGAAAATCAATAAAAAAAGAAATGGTAGTGCTAGTCGCTGTGCTAGTCCTTCTAGGTGTTGGCGTGGGATTCTTTGATTTGAATGCAATTTTACAGATTATAGATTTTTCCAAGTTCGGCCAATACACAGTTGTTGCAACACCGGTGGTATACACCTATTGGCGGGGTGGACCCTGGCGAATAAATGAGCCGGACATGAAAAGGGGGTCAACCTAAGGGTGAAAGTCCTTCGACCCTCTCACCCTAGAGGGTTCAAACCTACATCCCGTAGTTAGGAACATTACCATGGAATCAGAAAGTCATCTCCCCTAATTAGTGAGGGCCACCTATCATCGACCTAGCGATGTGTTTGGTGGCCCTTAGTGTTTTGATTGAATTTAACAAAGTTCCGTACCTGTGTAACATAGAATCCAATATATTTACTAAAAGTTCAATGAACGTGAAAGACTTTTTGCTGTCTATTTGGGGGAACGTAGGTAGCTTATTCGCGCTACTACAGATGTAATATTACGACATACACGTTTCTGTACGGTTATTAATCTGCTTGCAATGTTGATTTCCGCTGCGAGCGGACGCTTTCCGCGGGCACGGCTTCAGCCGCTTCCCTCACTGCGCTCAGTCCAAGGTCTTCAGCTCGTGCTGTTTCCGCAGGAGTCGCCGCTCTCCGCTCCAATCAACGAATCATTTTTAAAATACTAATGCAGTAATCAAAAAAGCGACCATTCTCATTGAGAGAATGATCGCTATTTTTACTTCTTATTTTTCAACTTTTCGAGCAAAGTAGCAACTTTATCTTTCATGATTTCCGTTTCATCTTCCAATACTTCAATCACATAATCAGTATCTGTTTTACTAATACAAACGACATCTCCCTCCGAAAGTTTTGGAGAAATCTTAGATACCGGGATTAACAACTCTTCCTCTTCCCTTGGATACTCCAAAAACACATCATCTATTCGATCAAGTGTATATCGCTTTTTCTCCATCATTTTTCGCATGCCCACCCATCTTTATCTCGGTCATGTTTCGTGTCGTATGCCGGTTGACCTTTTTTAACCCCGGTCGGATAATATTCTCTCATTGCTGTACAGTTTTTGAAAGTGGTTGGAGCGCCAGGTATTACATATAAGCCTGAACCCAAGTCTGGTTTTGGAGTCGGTTTAGGCATGGGTTTAGGTGCGGGCGTTGGTGCCGGTGTAGGTTCTGGCTTCGGTTGTGGTTTTGGTGGTACTCCATTCCACGTTTTCGCCGATACAGAATGGGTTGTTCCGTTTGTCGTAACGGTGATGTCGCCGGACTGAGCTGTCGAATAAATTTTAGAGCCGACTGCATTTAAACGCTGTACGACTTCAGCATGCGGGTGGCCGTATGAATTGTCTACAAAATGGTGCCGACTGGGCGGACTGCATTAATGAATGCTGCAGAACTGCTAGTGTTGGATCCATGATGGCCTGCCTTTAAGTATGTGCTCTTCACATTATCTGCAGCCATCATCTTTTGTTCAATGCCAGCATCCGCGTCACCTGTCAGCAAAAAGCTGACCGATCTGTACACGATGCGTGTAACGATGGACGCATCATTACTGTCAGAAGCATTTTCATCTGCATGTGATGACGGCCACGTGATTTTACCACTTGTGACATCTATAATACCATTGATCGCCAAGGGTTTAACTAGACAACGCCAACACATGTACCAGTACCAGTAAGATTGCGTAGCCGCTGGGGGAGAGCGGTTTTAATGGGGTTATCACAAAGAGGCATGTACAGTTAACAACTTGACAACGAGCCTCAGCGGGCATGAGTCCCAAGCCAGGCAACCAGCAACGCGTGCTGGCTTGTTCCGCCGAGGCTATCTTGCCCGCCACTCGTTGTAAAGTTGTGAGTATAAGAATCTACTTCCTTCCCCAGCTATCCCGATACTGACACAACATCTCCTCTTTTAGTATTTTTCCCAATTCCAGGTCGATGAGCATGACATAGATATTTCCCCTAAGTGAAATAGGTACTCTTTTCACAATGGGCATTAAAATCTACTACGGTTGAACCGTAATTATTTTTTTATGTTTGTTTCTCATTATCAACTTATCTGTGTTTTCACTTAGAATTTTAGGGGTATGGTTGGCAATATCATCTGTAAGTTTGTTGGTTCCATATTCAACAACACCATATGATTTGATTTCATTAGCTTGTGCAAAACGATATTTATTACAATCCTTTTCCGCGAGCTTCCTGAATAACTCTTCTTGTTTAGTTGTCAATTGAACTTCAATAATATCTGCTAGAAGTAATTCATAATGATTAAACACATTACCATACTCAACATCTGTCATATGCCTTCCACAATACTTGTATGATAAATCACCAAATGTACTGTCATCTAAAATATTTGTTGTAAATAGTTCTTCAACAAATTCTCTGCTAAGATTAGTTATATTCTCTCTATAAAATGTTTTATCAAATCTTTTAACAAATCTTCTTAGGTCTTTACTCTTAACCAGTAATCTGTAATCTTGTTTCGTAATCTTATTTACTGGAATGCGATCATCACTTTCAACTGGAATATTATCAGCTAAATAATTCGCTTCTTCTTCGTAAAACTTATATGCTCCACCGACTGGCTGAAACTTTTTAGTTCTAGTATTTTGTACTAAAAAATACCTCCCATCAATTTTTATTCTAAATAAGTACGCAAATGAAATTCTAATAAACGTATCTTTTTGTAGCAAACCAGCTCTTTTTAATTTACGCTGAGAGGATTTCCAATTCTTATTATCACTTAAATCAACAATGCTTAGAAATAGATATGGGAGTAGAAATCCTGCAACTAAACCTCCTAAAGTTGCTCCAACAGAAATTGCATTTATTTCAAAATAAATTATACTCCCTATACATATAGTAAAACCAATTAGGATGGCTAGCATTTTCAGTATTTTTATATTGTAACTATATTCTCTCAAATCAATTGCCTCCAATTGGAACATCTATATGACCAATTGCCACGCATACACCATTTTTTATCAAATAACATTCAATATAATGTTCTCCGAGGAATTTTGAATTCTCTTTTATCTCCTTACCTCTATCTTGAATTTGACCCCGTATGTCGTTACGTCGTACAGCTTCTGCTCCTACATTTAAAACTTTCCATAATACCTTATCGTACGACGGGCAGTTGGTATTTCCAATTCTACATTTTACAGAAAAATTATGTGGTATAAATTTTTTGAAACGCGGTGCAAACTTTTCCAAGTAATCAAAAATCGGCATTACTGAAAATCCATTACCAGATACCTTACAATCAATTGTTACATCGTATTGTTCATGAATAGGGTATAAATCTTCAATAAACTCTTCAGTATCATTAAAGTCTTGTAATTTATCCTCGCTGAACCCTTTGCTTACCGATGATTCCAATTCCCCCCAATAAGAATGATTAAAGAATGTCTCCCAAGCATTAACAGCATCCTTATAAGTACATTTTGCATCAAATAACACATCTAAATTTTGTAGACTGGATTCAAGACGGCTTTTCCAATTTCTCATTCTTTGGTAGTCGACTTCACGAGTTACCAACGCTCTTCCATTGTCAATTGGAGCTTCAACCTCCAAATGAAAATTTAAACGATCTACAATGGCTATCATTGTATAATAGAATATTTCGTCCAATCGTGAGTAGGTTGTAGTAAGTTTTTCATTACACACAATGGTCTGAATTAAACCACTGGGCATATTTTTCCATGAATCTCTTGATTTACAAAACATCTTGGATAGTCTTATGACTTTCCTTAAATCATTTCCTTTATTTTTTATTTCATCGTTAAACCATTCCTCCAGCGCCTTTATATGTCTAACTGACCATTCAGATCCAGCATGTTCATAAGTATACTCATCATCCCATGAATACTCTTTATATCTCTTGAACACAGCAAAATCTACATGATAACCTGTAGAAGCATATTTCAAACGTACACAGCTTGTTTTTACATCTGGTTCTTCGGCAAATTGTTTGGTTTTTCTTTCCAATGCATCTGCCACCATATTTCTAGTAGCAAGAGGTCCCAAATTACTCAGGTTGTCTGATTCAAATACTATACCGATATCTATATCATACTCATTTTCGTCATTTTGGGTAATAGTGTGCATGGCCATGCTACCTTGAATTCTTTCCTCTGCAATTTTATATTCTTTTCTCCTTTCTTCGTTATATTCTAATAAACCGTCTTTTAATCTCTTTATATTCAGTTTGCGTTTTTTTCTTAGTTCATTTTTTTCTTTTTCTGAAAGCACGACTTTTGTCCGATAAAATTTGTTAAACTCTTTTGAGCAATCATACACAAATATCAGTCCTCCTATAATTTCTCGTATTAAAAAGTTCTAAGTCATTCAAAATATAATTCATTATATTATACTATTTTCTGTTAAAATGAATCTAAATTCGGCTTTCGAATAAATCTTATTGACATAGGTAAACCTAGGTATTAATCAAAATAGCCAACGAGAAAGCACAGGTACCTAATTTCTGTTTCTTGTTGAATTCGGAGTTGTTCTGGAACTTTGCACATTTCAATTATTTAGTTTTTATCTACATTAATCTGGTGATGAACAAAAGAAGAGCTTATTAATTGTCCAGAAAGTTTTTTCTCCTCTCTTCTCCTCGATTGTGAAACTGACGTATTACAAGCAGTTCGGCAGGTGACACTAAAAGTATACTAACAATTTCATTCGACCCACTCATCCGCCAAATCCTTCATTTCGATTTTTACCTGAAAGACTTCAAATGCCTGCAAAAGACGGCCGACTTAAGGTTTGCCGTCTATGATGACGAGGGTGGCTTCGCTGTTGGTTTCAATATAGGAAAGCATGCATCTCAAGTGATCGCCTTTAACAGTGGTGCACGGCTCGCTGCTTGGCAACTCTCCTGTTTCGAGATAAGTCTTCGACAGTCCCTGTTTGGTCTATTTGAGTTGGTCAAACAGTGAATGGTGATTAGCAAGTAGCTCTCCATCCATTGCAAATTCATTGCCGTGCTCCCATCGTTCACGGGCTGTCAGCAAAATTATGGTACCTGTGACCCGCCGTTCGACTTCGAAAATACGTTGAACTCCATTTATATCGTCCGCGGAAAATGTTTTGGGCAGCTTAGGGAGGTCCACCCCGAACTCCTCCGCCATTACAGTATTATTGCAGTCCATACATAGCGGCTGCCCGTCGAACTGTACGCGCACAGGACCGATTTCGCAAACAGTACATTCCATCCAAATCACTTCATCTTATCATAAATTCCTAGATTTAGAGCGCCCGGTTTATAGGTGACTCACGAAAATTGGCCAATTTCTGATTACATAAAGTTCCACAATGAAGAATTACGATTCGTCGGAAAGGTCAAACTATACACGGTAGGTGAGAAAGTATACGAAAGGAGTGATAGTAATGGAAAACGAAACTACAAAGGTATTGCATCAAGAACTTGCAAAGCGCGAGGGAGTTACAGAAGTTGTAATTGGACCCCATGAAACTTTCAAGATAGTGACAGACCAGGGTGAACAGGAATCTACTGGTCCGGCACGTATCCTGATTAATATCGATTAACGTCGCTTCGTGTATCGATATCCGCCTTTCTTGATATAGGTGTCTAAATACCGACCGTGTGATGGAGCATTCAATAGACCCTGATAATGGTGCTCTGGAACGAGGTGGTAGTCGTACACACTATCATTCAAAAATCTCACACGTAGGATTTCATCAATCTTATCGTACCCAATAGCTTCCAAATTCGATGATACAACTGGAATCATTTCCATCTTTCTCACCTCCTCCATTGTCACTATTCGACAAGGAGGAACAAAATACCTACAAAAAGTAAGCATAAATTTCGAGCATTAGTTTCAATTGAATTGGGGTTATTCCAAAACTTGTAATCCTTTAATTAAAACCGATAATTTCACACTCAATCCGAAAGTTGAATAATTAATCCCTGCCTTTAGCTAGGTGGGGATTAATTATTGTTTATAGACATCCGTGTTATAGAAGAGATTGTTATTGGGGGGCGTCGACTTTTTATTAGTTTGTAGAGAATAAAAGGAGTCGAGGAGGTGGTGGTACGGAGTAGAGTTCGAAGTATAGGTGAGTACTTATAAAAATATAAAACATGTGAAGGGCTACATCACTTCACATGTTTTATATCAGTTTGTTAAATACCTTCTCGCCCCAGAATAGTTCTTCTTATACAGTGGTGTATCAATCGAAATAATTTCAATGCTCCTCGAAGAGTTCGGTGCGTGGATCATTTTGCCGTCACCTACGTACATCGAAACGTGATAAACCTTTCCTTTTCCTCCGTTGTGTGCAAAGAACATGAGATCTCCAGGTTGCAGCTGTTTGCGGCTAATCGCTTTTCCGTGAGTTGCCTGGACGAATGAATCTCGCGGGATGAGAATTCCGTGATTTTTATAAACGGAATACAGAAGTCCTGAACAGTCAAAGCCGTATGCGGAGGCGCCCGCCCAGACATAGGGCAACCCAAGATACCGTTTTGCACTATCTACGATGTCTTTTTGCGTAGGTTTTGGTACCGCTTTATAGTTGGCATGCACTTTGACATCCTGTTTTTGTATATGTTTGATGGCGCCGGAAACTGTCAGTACCTCCAGCCAATTTCCGTTGTCTTTCACTACAGGAAGGATTGTCGTGTAACTTATGTCCAGCCATTTATATTTGTCGTGTAATTTCGGTTCATTATATAATGAAGCAATTTTGGCATCTACGATAGCGATCGGGCAGTTTGTACTGTCGATATTTGTAGACGCAACATGCGATTGAGGCGCCCAGCCTTGATAGCCGTTTTTATGGCCTGTTTTCACTTGGTCTTTGATTGCAATGTAATGCCAATTCCCTTTTGATTTAAGTATCTCGACAGGATCACCGTATAACGCCTGTGTGTCCGTTCTTCCGATCAACCATAATTTTTGAGAAATGGTCAATTGCGTAGACCATCTTTTCATGTCGGGTTGCGGTTGAATGGAAATGGCATCAATTGGTCTTGTGTTATTTGGTTTATGCCAAACATTCGTCACGGGGACGTTTATGGCATACGTTTTTTTACTCTTCGTCGTATAGCAGGCAGGACGTTCCCTGAACTCCGGGTTTAGCGCTCTTGCTAAAAAGACGCTGAAGTGACCTCTGTTCAAAGGAGCAGTCGGTTTAAATGTGCCATCAGGATAGCCGAAAGTGATTTCATTCGCTACCAGCGTGCTTATTGCATCGTTTGCCCAAAACGTTTGCGGTACGTCAGGGAATTGTTTTATCGACGTCCCTTTTAAGTCAAATGCTGAAACTAAGATTGCAGCAGCTTGGGCGCGTGTTAAGGACGCATCTGGCATGAATTCACGATCGGCATTGCCTCCCATAATGCCCGCAGCTGCAATTGCCTGAACGATATGGTAGTGCTCATACGTTGGAAGGACATCAATAAAATCTACATCTGGCAACCCCTCTGTCTCCAAACCGACAGCTTTTACGATCATTTCGGCTGCCTCGATCCGAGTCAATGTCTCATTGAAACCAAATGTAGGAGCAGCTGTCAGAATACCGTTTTGCAATAAGTATTCAATTTCTTTACTCGAAGAATGATTCTCAGGGATATCACCGAAGGAAGGCGCGGCGGCATATGAAGTAATCCCTGATGTAAACAAAAGCACCATGCACAAAACGCTAAATATGAAATTTTTCAACATTTCATCCCCTTCTCTATTTTAAAATAAATAGTACCACAGTTTCATAGTTTGGGATATGTGAAGTTAGGGATTGGGGAAGCCAAATACATTAAATGGAGGGATGGGGATAGTGGAAAGGGAAAGTATAATGTCATTAGCTGAAGTATTGGCACGAGTTCCATTTGATGATGAAGTTGCTTTAGAAATTGAGAGGATGGCAAGTACTTCACCAGAACTTCTACGTTCATTAAAGAAGTGCTTATTGAATATGCATGATTTTATTGAATTGGTTGAAAAGCGAACAGGGTTCAAATGAGTTTCGGGCAAGTCCTTACCCAATTCTATAATATTAAGGTTGCTCATTGCAGTTATAGGCGATGGGCTTTTTATTTTCACATACATATCTAGCTATTTTCCGATGAGGGAGCTGTAGTAGAATTGAAGTTGGACAGAGATTTGTCGAAAAACATCGAAAAAAGCTATTGATTGTTGTTTCTATTCGTTATATCATTGTATTTAAAATTCAGAAAAGAGGGAGGTTTCAGCAATGATCACTTTTATAACATCCATTTTGTTGTTGATTGTTGGGTATATCGTTTATGGGAAGGTGGTTGAACGAATTTTTGGCATCGATGACAAGAATCCGACGCCTGCCTATACAAGCAACGATGGTCTTGATTATATGCCAATGAGTTGGTGGAAAGCGAGTTTGATTCAGCTTCTGAATATCGCTGGGACCGGCCCGATATTTGGTGCAATCATGGGGGCGCTTTATGGTCCAGTAGCATTTATATGGATTGTGGTCGGTAGTATTTTTGCTGGAGCGGTACACGATTACTTTTCGGGTATGTTGTCGCTAAGACATAATGGAGCTCAATTTCCAACACTTGTCGGAAAATACTTAGGCGGTAAAATGAAATTCCTTATAACGATTGTCTCGATCGTTTTAATGGTTTTGGTGGCAGCGGCATTCACTTCAGCACCTGCCCAGCTACTTACGGAAATCACACCACTTAACTTTACGACTTGGTTAGTTATTATTTTCATTTATTTTATACTTGCAGCGGTTCTACCGATTAATAAGATCATAGGAAGAGTGTATCCTGTTTTTGGAGCTATCTTAATATTCATGGCTGTATCGATTGGAATTGGATTATTCTTCTTTGATCATTCCATCCCGAATCTGACATTCAGTAATTTACACCCTGGAGAAATGCCGATATGGCCATTGTTAATGGTAACAATATCGTGCGGGGCGATTTCTGGATTTCATAGTACACAAAGCCCGATTTTAGCTCGAACATTAAAAAAGGAAAGTGAAGGTAGAAAAGTTTTCTATGGCGCAATGATTGGCGAAGGGATTATTGCGATGATCTGGGCAGCTGCAGGGATGACCTTTTTTGGCAGTACGGGCGCATTGCAAACAGCACTGGCAGCAGGAGGTCCAGCTGGAATCGTGAATGAAATTAGTTTATCAACGCTAGGTGCATTTGGCGGCTTCATTGCCATTTTAGGTATTGTTATCCTACCAATCACGACCGGTGATACGGCATTACGTTCCTCCAGAATGATGCTTGCTGAACTATTAACGGAAATGACGAAGAAAGACTTTAATGGGAAAGGGAAATTAGCAGTACTCATCGTACCAGTAGCAGGAATAACGCTATATCTAACAACGATTGATTACAGCTTCCTCTGGCGCTATGTAGGTGGATCGAATCAAATCGTTGCTGCGGTCATGTTATGGACGGCATCTATGTACCTCGTAGAAAACAACAAATTCCATTGGATCTGTAGTATTCCGGCATTATTCATGACAGCCGTGGTCAGTACGTATTTCTTCTATGCACCAGAAGGCTTTAACTTGGACTATGGTGTTTCTCTGGCGTTAGGAGCGGTTATTTGGTTGGCTGTACTCGCTTGGTTTGTAAGGCAGCTTATTAAACATAGGACAGCCGGTAATTATAGTGATTTAGATGTTAAAGTAGGGTAGTGGCTGTTTTTATTCATCAATTATAAAACCAGATTCCAAACGTGGGAATCTGGTTTTTTGTGAGCTCTGGCAGTCTTGAAAGACATGAAAGAGTCAGCTGAATGGCGCGTGGGTGCTTGGAGAAACCTGCCTATTAATCTTCTTCCTCTCCTAAATTCGAATTCATATAATTCTTAGCCCCCTCATCACTTTCACCAAAAAGAAGTATTCTTGCATCATACCCACGAAATAACCTTATTTCAATATACCCAAAACCTGTTCGCGCTTTTATAGAATCAGATTTATAAAAATAAAGATGAGAGTTTTTTGTATATGCATCGGGTCCTTCCCGCACAAACTCTGCGTCGCTTGGAAGAGTCTTTAATGCTATTTGACGTAATTCTTCTGGTTCCAAATCATGTTCTAACCACAAAATATATATATATATTTCATCTTCACTTGATATAATTTCATGCATAGGATTTTCTCTTCCTAAAATTCTATACATAGGATCTTCATCGTTTTCAGGGTATGGTGGAGAAACAACGACAAAGCCATCGTCATCTTCTTTTCCAAACCAAAATTCAAATCCGTAATGAAAATAATTTAATTTTTGCATTTTATGTCCGAACTTAGATAAGTAATCTGCCATTGAGCCTCCTATTATAGGTAACTCATCGTATGTGATTGGAAGAATAGCGCTTTCATTAGGTTGGGAAGAATTCTCTTCTTCCAGATTGTCTTGATAGCTTGCATCATTGTAATCATCAAGCGCTAGTAGACTTTTTCCATCCCATTTAAATGTGTTGGAAATCGTTCCATTTTCAGATATACCGATTTTCCCTTTTTCAAAATGAACTTGGCCATCAGAATAAGCACCGCTCCATTTATCTAAAAGGATTGAAACAGTTTTTTTATCAACACTGCCTAAAATGAAAAAACTTAAAAAGCCCCCACTACCTTCCCACTTGCTAACAACAACTTGCTCACGGCCATCTTTTGCGACTTGCCCTTCATCACTAATTAATGTAGGGATTTCATACACATCTTCCTCTTCCCGTTTTAGCGCAACTTCCCATTCTTTAGTTTTTAAAGAGTATTGATAAACAGTAACGACTACCTTTCCCGATTCAAAATCAGGCACCATCTCCGCTGTTATTTCTACAATTTCTGGAGTAGTATTGCCAGTTAAAAAGAATTTGTCTACTACGGTTACTTCGAACCCTTCTTGTAGATTTTCTTTGATTTCACGGATTTTCTTTTCAACATCAATATCGACCTCTTGAGATTCTTCTACTGGACTTTTAGTAGTAGCATCCTGAATGCTTGAATTACAAGCAGATAATAGTAAAGAAATGATTATTGCACTTATTACACCTAAATATCTTTTCATTTTTTTCCCCTTTATCATGACATTTTTTGAGACGGGCAAGACATACATCAGGTTCCAAACCGACTCTAGATCGTTTTGGAACCTGGCTCTGAAATTACCTATGGAAGTTACTTTTATAAGCTTCGTGTTCAATTCCGCCTAACTTTACATTTGCTTCGCTTAAATGGCGATTTGTATTAGATAGCTCTGAGCGTGCTTTGGAAAGCATATCGGTAGTTCTCTGCTGCTCCTGTCTAAATTGATTTATTTCATCTCTCATTTGTTGTGCCTGTAATTCATTCTCATATAAATTAATGCATTCCGGTAGGTTAGATGCACGATAATTTGATAAATAAGAACTGAATTTTTCTAAAGCTGGTCTTGTCACATAATCTTCTGGTACAACTGTCGTCCTAAACACTGTTTCAGCAATCCCGCCTAGTTCAACGTTCAAAGCCTGTATTTTTTCGTAATTGTCTTCCAAGTACTGCTTCTGCTTGATTTTAAAATTACCCTCTAACTTTCTCCGAATAAATACAAATAAAAACCAAGTCATTGCTACTCCAAGAGGAAACCCTACAAGAATGCCTAAAAACCAATCATCAAAAATTCTCATAACATTGACTCCGAACATTATTAATGGAAGGAATGAAATAAAAGCAACGATTACAGCGATTTTCTCGTAGATGTCTGGTGTGCTTTTATAGAAAGACCTAATACTTGAGTCAACAGCCATAAACTTATTTAACAACCCTAATGTTTGATTTACATTTTCTAATAATTCCTCACGCGAAAGATTCAATACGTCTTTCATATGCATTTCCTCCAATCATGGCTTTGCGACAAAGGAAGCGTCGGTCTCGTTATTGCACCAGCACCAGAAGCCTTAGGAGTAGCAAGTACAGCACCAAATATTCCTTGACAAGAACTTAATTTCTTCACACATCTTCCCCCTTGTAAAAAAAGTAGACACACCTTCATATCCCTTAACGGCATTACTATGTTATTAGGCACATACTCCTTATATGCATCTATATGTCTATAAAATGAACCGTCTTGACGTGAGAAAACGTATATCGTTTGGAGAAGCTGAATAAGGTAGTGGGGTATCTGTGGTGTTACTTAAAAAGCGAAAACACTTATCCCAGGTATCGCCACATTAAATCAAAGGGGAATCAAAATGAGAAATAATCGATTTGTTATCATATTGTTCTTTTTGATACTACTAACGGGCTGCGGACTTGCTGAAAATGCAGTGAATTCGATAGTGGAAACGATAAATGAAGATAAGGGGATAAGCCTACAGCAAGAAGAGAGTGGAAAATTTGACACCGACAGTTCCGAAGAAGGTAATCAACCGAATGCCGTCGGTACGACTTTAAATCAAGACAACCAAATAGTACCCTCAGAAGAAACATCCCAGTGGAACGGTTTTTGGCAAATAGAAAATGAGTATATGTATGGAAACCTGGCGATCTACAATGAAACTGCGGAAGGATTTTATTTTGACATTTTCGTATCGTCGGGTCATTTAGGAGAACTGCAAAATGTGTATGCCGCGATCGATGGGAATGTGGCTAAATCAACCAAAGATGAGTATGGGTGTGAAATTACTTTAACGAAAAATGATGGGGCGATTACTACTGAAGAAAGTCCCGATTGCTTAGCATGGCACGGGGCGGGAATCAATTTCGAACATACATTTATATTTACGGATGCTTTAATCCAATTCGCGATTAATGAAGAGTTTTTGGATATCGTGAAGCAAGGTTATTTGGTGAAAGGAACGTATCCGATAGGTACAAAACTCAAAAAAATTATTGATGAAACAGGCGCATATAGTGATGCCGTGAATCTACAAGGAGCAGAATTTCACTTTTTCGGTAATCAGATTGCCTATGCAACAGATACATTTGTGGAAGATGATGAAGCAGATGTAATCGCAATAAGGGTATATCGATTCGGGCAAAATTTCACACCTGAAGAGTTGATCTCTTATTTCGGTGAACCTCTATATCAAGGCGAACATGCAGCCGAGGGTTTTGGATTTGTTATGGGGTTCTCGATTGGAAACGACTTAGAACTTGGTTTCCAATATGGGATGAACAGCGATAGGCTTGAATCTGTAGATTTGATCTATAAGCCATAGTGAACTCTGAAAAAT
The genomic region above belongs to Sporosarcina sp. Marseille-Q4943 and contains:
- a CDS encoding DUF3006 family protein; translated protein: MRKMMEKKRYTLDRIDDVFLEYPREEEELLIPVSKISPKLSEGDVVCISKTDTDYVIEVLEDETEIMKDKVATLLEKLKNKK
- a CDS encoding excalibur calcium-binding domain-containing protein, whose protein sequence is MPKPTPKPDLGSGLYVIPGAPTTFKNCTAMREYYPTGVKKGQPAYDTKHDRDKDGWACEK
- a CDS encoding ComEC/Rec2 family competence protein, whose translation is MAINGIIDVTSGKITWPSSHADENASDSNDASIVTRIVYRSVSFLLTGDADAGIEQKMMAADNVKSTYLKAGHHGSNTSSSAAFINAVRPVGTIL
- a CDS encoding cyclic GMP-AMP synthase DncV-like nucleotidyltransferase, which translates into the protein MYDCSKEFNKFYRTKVVLSEKEKNELRKKRKLNIKRLKDGLLEYNEERRKEYKIAEERIQGSMAMHTITQNDENEYDIDIGIVFESDNLSNLGPLATRNMVADALERKTKQFAEEPDVKTSCVRLKYASTGYHVDFAVFKRYKEYSWDDEYTYEHAGSEWSVRHIKALEEWFNDEIKNKGNDLRKVIRLSKMFCKSRDSWKNMPSGLIQTIVCNEKLTTTYSRLDEIFYYTMIAIVDRLNFHLEVEAPIDNGRALVTREVDYQRMRNWKSRLESSLQNLDVLFDAKCTYKDAVNAWETFFNHSYWGELESSVSKGFSEDKLQDFNDTEEFIEDLYPIHEQYDVTIDCKVSGNGFSVMPIFDYLEKFAPRFKKFIPHNFSVKCRIGNTNCPSYDKVLWKVLNVGAEAVRRNDIRGQIQDRGKEIKENSKFLGEHYIECYLIKNGVCVAIGHIDVPIGGN
- a CDS encoding BC1881 family protein, producing MENETTKVLHQELAKREGVTEVVIGPHETFKIVTDQGEQESTGPARILINID
- a CDS encoding KTSC domain-containing protein, which gives rise to MEMIPVVSSNLEAIGYDKIDEILRVRFLNDSVYDYHLVPEHHYQGLLNAPSHGRYLDTYIKKGGYRYTKRR
- a CDS encoding NlpC/P60 family protein, translated to MKNFIFSVLCMVLLFTSGITSYAAAPSFGDIPENHSSSKEIEYLLQNGILTAAPTFGFNETLTRIEAAEMIVKAVGLETEGLPDVDFIDVLPTYEHYHIVQAIAAAGIMGGNADREFMPDASLTRAQAAAILVSAFDLKGTSIKQFPDVPQTFWANDAISTLVANEITFGYPDGTFKPTAPLNRGHFSVFLARALNPEFRERPACYTTKSKKTYAINVPVTNVWHKPNNTRPIDAISIQPQPDMKRWSTQLTISQKLWLIGRTDTQALYGDPVEILKSKGNWHYIAIKDQVKTGHKNGYQGWAPQSHVASTNIDSTNCPIAIVDAKIASLYNEPKLHDKYKWLDISYTTILPVVKDNGNWLEVLTVSGAIKHIQKQDVKVHANYKAVPKPTQKDIVDSAKRYLGLPYVWAGASAYGFDCSGLLYSVYKNHGILIPRDSFVQATHGKAISRKQLQPGDLMFFAHNGGKGKVYHVSMYVGDGKMIHAPNSSRSIEIISIDTPLYKKNYSGARRYLTN
- a CDS encoding carbon starvation protein A translates to MITFITSILLLIVGYIVYGKVVERIFGIDDKNPTPAYTSNDGLDYMPMSWWKASLIQLLNIAGTGPIFGAIMGALYGPVAFIWIVVGSIFAGAVHDYFSGMLSLRHNGAQFPTLVGKYLGGKMKFLITIVSIVLMVLVAAAFTSAPAQLLTEITPLNFTTWLVIIFIYFILAAVLPINKIIGRVYPVFGAILIFMAVSIGIGLFFFDHSIPNLTFSNLHPGEMPIWPLLMVTISCGAISGFHSTQSPILARTLKKESEGRKVFYGAMIGEGIIAMIWAAAGMTFFGSTGALQTALAAGGPAGIVNEISLSTLGAFGGFIAILGIVILPITTGDTALRSSRMMLAELLTEMTKKDFNGKGKLAVLIVPVAGITLYLTTIDYSFLWRYVGGSNQIVAAVMLWTASMYLVENNKFHWICSIPALFMTAVVSTYFFYAPEGFNLDYGVSLALGAVIWLAVLAWFVRQLIKHRTAGNYSDLDVKVG